Proteins from a genomic interval of Microtus ochrogaster isolate Prairie Vole_2 chromosome 24, MicOch1.0, whole genome shotgun sequence:
- the Dusp6 gene encoding dual specificity protein phosphatase 6 encodes MIDTLRPVPFASEMAISKTVAWLNEQLELGNERLLLMDCRPQELYESSHIESAINVAIPGIMLRRLQKGNLPVRALFTRCEDRDRFTRRCGTDTVVLYDENSSDWNENTGGESVLGLLLKKLKDEGCRAFYLEGGFSKFQAEFSLHCETNLDGSCSSSSPPLPVLGLGGLRISSDSSSDIESDLDRDPNSATDSDGSPLSNSQPSFPVEILPFLYLGCAKDSTNLDVLEEFGIKYILNVTPNLPNLFENAGEFKYKQIPISDHWSQNLSQFFPEAISFIDEARGKNCGVLVHCLAGISRSVTVTVAYLMQKLNLSMNDAYDIVKMKKSNISPNFNFMGQLLDFERTLGLSSPCDNRVPAQQLYFTAPANQNVYQVDSLQST; translated from the exons ATGATAGATACGCTCAGACCCGTGCCCTTCGCGTCGGAAATGGCGATCAGCAAGACGGTGGCGTGGCTCAACGAGCAGCTGGAGCTGGGCAACGAACGGCTGCTGCTGATGGACTGCCGACCGCAGGAGCTGTATGAATCGTCGCACATCGAATCGGCCATCAACGTGGCCATCCCGGGCATCATGTTGCGGCGTCTGCAGAAGGGCAACCTGCCGGTGCGCGCGCTATTCACGCGCTGCGAGGACCGGGACCGCTTTACCAGGCGCTGCGGCACCGACACCGTAGTGCTCTACGACGAAAACAGCAGCGACTGGAATGAGAACACAGGTGGAGAGTCGGTCCTCGGGCTGCTGCTCAAGAAACTCAAAGACGAAGGCTGCCGGGCGTTCTACCTGGAAG GTGGCttcagtaagttccaggctgaGTTCTCCCTGCACTGCGAGACTAATCTAGACGGCTCGTGCAGCAGCAGCTCCCCGCCCTTGCCAGTGCTGGGGCTCGGGGGCCTGCGGATCAGCTCCGACTCATCCTCGGACATTGAGTCTGACCTTGACCGAGACCCCAATAGTGCAACGGACTCCGATGGCAGCCCGCTGTCCAACAGCCAGCCTTCCTTCCCGGTGGAGATTTTGCCCTTCCTTTACCTGGGCTGTGCCAAGGACTCTACCAATTTGGACGTGTTGGAGGAGTTTGGCATCAAGTACATCTTGAATGTCACCCCCAATTTGCCCAACCTCTTTGAGAATGCAGGGGAGTTCAAATACAAGCAAATCCCCATCTCGGATCACTGGAGCCAAAACCTGTCCCAGTTTTTCCCTGAGGCCATTTCTTTCATAG ATGAAGCCCGAGGCAAAAACTGCGGTGTCTTGGTGCATTGCCTGGCAGGCATCAGCCGCTCCGTCACCGTGACCGTTGCTTACCTTATGCAGAAGCTCAACCTGTCCATGAACGATGCTTACGACATCGTCAAAATGAAGAAATCCAACATCTCCCCGAACTTCAACTTCATGGGCCAACTGCTTGACTTTGAAAGGACACTGGGACTCAGCAGCCCCTGTGACAACCGGGTCCCAGCTCAGCAGCTATACTTCACCGCCCCTGCCAACCAGAATGTCTACCAGGTGGACTCCCTGCAATCTACGTGA